In Phycisphaerae bacterium, the following proteins share a genomic window:
- a CDS encoding PAS domain S-box protein → MDLEAVLNTMREAVVVVDRARRVVRMNPSALKLFGPNDFHDAQSAYDHRRELVEIRDSTGTPLPEDQWPLARALRGETLTDIELEIRHRGSGSSLSVSCSAGPVRQEGGRVTLAMASYHDLNSVWDAERELRESERRFRTMVDFTYDWEFWIGPKGESLCTTPSCRGTTGYGPEDFASDRGLFFRIVHPEDRARVRQHVAEAMRPEAGVLSLDFRIIAREGSVCWVSHYCQPVFDRDGTWRGRRATNRDITERKAAEAALQEAERKYRELVRCAPSGIYEIDFRTRRFTSVNDAMCQMLGYTREELLASNPFDLLEGDGADRFQARIAMWLKGKEPDRNVEYRIKTKDGRRIDVILDVTFTADENGRPLGATVIAHDISERKAVETALQAQRDLFIAITDNIPVCLCIWDPQLQTFRFNAHTRSLLGWTEEDAAEGDFVAKVYPDPVYRQEVTDYMLRLEQGWRDLKTTAKDGTVVDISWANIRLADGTSIGIGIDIRQRKAAEETTARQGRLVRAINQVFREAIGCDTTAQLGTVALAVAEEITGSRFGLIGEIGSDGLLRDVAISNPGWDQCAKLDPSGHRRLLDLPVRGLYGQVLTEGRSLVTNHPAAHPASRGV, encoded by the coding sequence GTGGACCTGGAGGCCGTCCTTAACACCATGCGTGAGGCCGTGGTGGTGGTCGATAGGGCGAGACGCGTGGTGCGGATGAACCCGTCAGCCTTGAAGCTATTCGGCCCCAACGACTTTCACGACGCCCAGAGCGCCTATGACCATCGCCGCGAACTGGTCGAAATACGGGACTCCACCGGAACCCCGCTGCCGGAAGACCAGTGGCCGCTGGCCCGGGCGCTCCGGGGCGAAACGCTGACCGATATCGAACTTGAGATCCGTCACCGCGGCAGCGGCAGCAGCTTGTCTGTCAGTTGCAGTGCCGGCCCGGTCCGACAGGAGGGCGGCCGTGTCACCCTGGCCATGGCCAGCTATCACGATTTGAACAGCGTGTGGGACGCCGAACGTGAACTCCGGGAGTCCGAGCGGCGGTTTCGGACGATGGTCGATTTCACCTACGATTGGGAGTTCTGGATCGGTCCCAAAGGTGAGTCCCTCTGTACAACCCCGTCCTGCCGGGGGACCACTGGCTATGGTCCCGAGGACTTCGCGTCCGATCGCGGTCTGTTCTTCCGGATCGTTCATCCGGAGGACCGGGCGAGGGTGCGACAGCATGTGGCCGAGGCGATGCGCCCGGAGGCGGGCGTTTTGTCGCTGGACTTTCGAATCATCGCCAGGGAGGGTTCGGTCTGCTGGGTCAGCCACTACTGTCAGCCCGTCTTTGACCGCGATGGAACGTGGCGCGGGCGGCGGGCCACCAATCGCGATATCACGGAGCGCAAAGCAGCCGAAGCGGCTCTCCAGGAGGCGGAGCGGAAATACCGCGAACTTGTCCGCTGCGCTCCCTCGGGCATCTACGAGATCGACTTTCGCACCCGCAGGTTCACCTCGGTCAATGACGCCATGTGCCAGATGCTCGGGTACACCCGCGAGGAACTGTTGGCCTCCAACCCATTCGATCTGCTGGAAGGCGACGGTGCGGATCGGTTCCAAGCCCGGATCGCCATGTGGCTTAAGGGCAAGGAGCCGGACCGGAACGTCGAATACAGAATCAAGACCAAAGACGGCCGCCGCATCGACGTCATCCTGGACGTGACGTTCACCGCCGATGAGAACGGCAGACCCCTCGGCGCGACCGTGATCGCTCACGACATCAGCGAACGCAAGGCTGTGGAGACGGCCCTCCAGGCCCAGCGTGACTTGTTCATCGCTATCACCGACAACATCCCGGTGTGCCTGTGCATCTGGGACCCGCAGCTTCAGACCTTCCGGTTCAACGCCCACACGCGTAGCCTGCTGGGCTGGACCGAAGAGGACGCCGCCGAAGGTGACTTCGTGGCCAAGGTTTATCCCGATCCGGTCTATCGCCAAGAGGTGACCGATTATATGCTGCGCCTGGAGCAAGGCTGGCGTGACCTCAAGACCACGGCGAAGGACGGGACCGTCGTTGATATCTCATGGGCGAACATCCGATTGGCCGACGGCACGTCGATCGGTATCGGGATCGATATCCGCCAGCGCAAGGCAGCCGAGGAGACCACCGCCCGGCAGGGCCGGCTTGTGCGGGCGATCAACCAGGTGTTTCGCGAGGCGATCGGCTGTGATACCACGGCGCAGTTGGGCACGGTGGCGCTGGCCGTGGCCGAGGAGATCACCGGCAGCCGGTTCGGACTGATCGGCGAGATCGGATCCGATGGCCTGCTCCGTGACGTCGCCATCAGCAACCCCGGATGGGACCAGTGCGCCAAACTCGATCCGAGCGGCCATCGACGCCTGCTCGATCTGCCCGTGCGGGGCCTCTACGGTCAGGTGCTGACCGAGGGCCGCAGCCTCGTCACCAACCACCCGGCGGCCCATCCGGCCAGCCGGGGCGT